Proteins encoded in a region of the Rutidosis leptorrhynchoides isolate AG116_Rl617_1_P2 chromosome 9, CSIRO_AGI_Rlap_v1, whole genome shotgun sequence genome:
- the LOC139866154 gene encoding two-component response regulator ARR6-like, protein METMSVRCDQIKSTKSNDELHVLAVDDSNIDRKVIERLLKVSSFKVTVVDSGSRALQYLGLDNDQNSAQLHDLKVNLIMTDYSMPGMTGFELLKKIKNSTTFRQIPVVIMSSENILTRIDRCLEEGAEDFLLKPVKLSDVRRLKDSILKTECTEINQIQTHKRKRNDDRLPVLPSALACGNLTASPPASPQQRTPKLARL, encoded by the exons ATGGAGACGATGAGTGTTCGTTGCGATCAGATTAAATCGACTAAATCAAATGACGAGTTACATGTTCTTGCTGTTGATGATAGCAATATTGATCGGAAAGTCATTGAACGCCTGCTTAAAGTCTCGTCATTCAAAG TTACTGTTGTTGATAGTGGAAGCAGAGCCTTACAATATCTAGGGTTAGATAATGACCAAAACTCTGCTCAGCTTCAT GATTTGAAGGTTAATTTAATAATGACTGATTATTCCATGCCTGGAATGACTGGATTTGAACTTCTTAAAAAAATTAAG AATTCAACAACATTTAGGCAAATTCCTGTAGTTATTATGTCTTCCGAGAACATTCTAACTCGAATCGATCG ATGTTTGGAAGAAGGGGCAGAAGACTTTTTACTAAAACCAGTAAAACTATCTGATGTTAGGCGATTAAAAGACTCGATTTTGAAAACCGAATGCACCGAAATCAATCAAATACAAACGCACAAGAGAAAAAGAAACGATGACCGATTGCCGGTATTGCCATCAGCTCTTGCTTGTGGCAATCTAACAGCATCGCCACCAGCTTCACCTCAACAACGCACACCGAAACTTGCTAGGTTGTAG